Sequence from the Sphingobacteriaceae bacterium GW460-11-11-14-LB5 genome:
TAATGTAACACACGTAGTAAACTATTCTTTACCTGACGAAATTGAAAGTTATACCCACCGTTCTGGCCGTACTGGTCGTGCTGGTAAAACAGGTATTTCAATCTGTATCATCAACTCTAAAGAATTAGGTAAAATCCGCCAGTTAGAGCGCATTATTGGTAAACAATTTACCAAAGCTGAGCTACCTACAGGATTTGACGTTTGTGAAAAACAATTATTCTCTTTAGTACACAAAGTACATAACGTAGAAGTTAACAACGAACAGATTGATCAGTACATCCCTCGTATTATGGATGAATTTGCTGATTTAAGCAAAGAAGATGTAATTAAACGTTTTGCATCTTTAGAGTTTAACCGTTTCTTAGATTACTATTCTAAAGCGCCTGATTTAAACGCTGCAGTTGGCGATGATCGTGGTGCGGACAGAGGCGAAAGAGGTGGACGTGGACGTGGTAGCGAAGGTTACACCCGTTTGTTCATCAACTTAGGTTCTGTAGATGAGTTTACCCGTGGCGATATGTTATCATTTATCTGTAACAACGGTAAAATTGGTGGCAAAAGCGTTGGTAAAATCGATCTAAAAGGTGTTTTCTCTTTCTTTGAAGTAGAAGACGATGTAGCTGACAAAGTTTTTGAAGGCTTTAAATCTGTTGAGTTTAACGGACGTCAGGTACGTATCGAGAAAAGCGGAGACGGTGGTCGTGGTGAAGGTGCTGGCGAAAGACGCGGTGGCGGTGAAAGACGTAGCGGTGGTTTCGGCGGAGAACGCAGAAGCGGCGGTGGCGGTGGTTACCGTGGCGGAGGCGACAGAAGAAGTTCTGGCGGTGGTAGCGGAAGACGCGAAGGCGGAAACAGCGGTGGCGGTTTCAGAGATTTCTCTGGACGTAGCCGTGACGACAAAGGTGGTAACACCGGAGGCCCACGCAGAGAAGGCGGAAACCGTGAAGGCGGTGAACGCAGAAAAAAATGGTAAATCACTAAACCAAATATTTTACAGCCGTCCCGATTTTTCGGGGCGGCTTTTTTTTGTTTAAAGAATTTGTTGATTTATGGCATCGTCATTTCGAACGAAGTGCAACGTAGTTGAGAACCACGAAGTGCTCAGCGAAGCTAAATCTATAATAGATCTCTCTCCCGAACATTCGGGACTACGCTACAGTCGAGATGACGATCGTTCTATAAAAACTCATGATATAAAACCGCAGCTTTTCTACTTAAATCAGCCTGCAAAATATTATATTTATCGTTTATCTGTACAACAAAACAATATGCGTTTTTTAAAGTTTTTCTTCCTTTTATTACCACTATTTGTAGTTAATAATCTTTCTGCCCAGCAAAGCAGTTCAAGCCAAAAAATGCAATGGTTTGCCGATGCCAAACTGGGTATTTTCATCCATTGGGGTATTTATTCAGTTAATGGCATTTCCGAATCGTGGTCGTTTTTTAACAATTACATTAACCACGATGCTTACATGAAACAGCTTAATGGTTTTACGGCAGCAAAATATAAACCTGAAGAATGGGTAAACCTGATTAAAGAAAGCGGTGCCAAATACGCGGTAATTACTACCAAACACCATGATGGCGTGGCCCTTTGGGACAGTAAAGCTCCTTTAGCCACCACAACCTTAAAAAATAGTGCTGCAAAAAAAGATTTAATCACGCCGTTTGTAACTGAACTCAAAAAGTCTGGTTTGAAAACAGGTTTATATTTTTCATTACCTGATTGGAGTTATCCGGATTACGATGGTTTTACCCGCGACAGAAAACGTTACGATTATAAACAGGATGCACCACGTTTTACAAAGTTTCAGCATTATTTCCAGGGCCAGTTAAACGATCTGTCGGCCAAATACAATCCCGATTTATTATGGTTTGATGGCGATTGGGAGCATAGCGGCGAAGAATGGCAGGCCAAAAACATATTGACAAATTTACGCAAGGTAAACCAGAACATCATTATCAACTCCCGCCTCAACGGCCATGGCGATTACGATACACCAGAACAAGGTGTCCCGGTGGTAAAACCGAGTTCACCAGAGTGGGAACTTTGTTATACCATGAACGATTCATGGGGTTATCAACCTTACGACAATCACTATAAATCATCAAATATGATTATCCGCACCCTTGTTGATTGTATCAGCATGGGCGGCAACTTATTGCTTGATATTGGACCAAAAGCTGATGGAACTATTGCACCAGAGCAGGTTAAAATTTTAAAAGATTTAGGCCGCTGGACAAAAAAACATGGCGAAGCCATTTACGGAACACAAACCGGCATCACTAAAAAACATTTCAATGGAAAAACCGCACTTTCGAAAGATAAGAAAACCCTTTTCCTTTACCTCGATTATAAAACGAATGAAGGCATTGTGCTAACAGGTCTAAAATCAAAAGTAAAAAACATGCAATTAGTTG
This genomic interval carries:
- a CDS encoding ATP-dependent RNA helicase, which produces MTNPFQLLGISDDVVNAVKDLGFETPTPIQEQSIPVLLEGTNDFVGLAQTGTGKTAAFGLPLLELIDFKVNKPQALILCPTRELCLQIANDLKNFSKNVANAHVVAVYGGANIMQQLREIRQGVQIVVATPGRMLDIIGRKAIDFTNVKYVVLDEADEMLNMGFQDDINDILSTTPDDKKTWLFSATMPAEVRRIAKNYMDNPVELTMGTKNTGNVNIEHEYYIVRARDKYAALKRIVDFNPEIFAVVFCKTKLDTQDVAEHLIKDGYNADALHGDLSQQQRDKVMQRFRERNMQLLIATDVAARGIDVNNVTHVVNYSLPDEIESYTHRSGRTGRAGKTGISICIINSKELGKIRQLERIIGKQFTKAELPTGFDVCEKQLFSLVHKVHNVEVNNEQIDQYIPRIMDEFADLSKEDVIKRFASLEFNRFLDYYSKAPDLNAAVGDDRGADRGERGGRGRGSEGYTRLFINLGSVDEFTRGDMLSFICNNGKIGGKSVGKIDLKGVFSFFEVEDDVADKVFEGFKSVEFNGRQVRIEKSGDGGRGEGAGERRGGGERRSGGFGGERRSGGGGGYRGGGDRRSSGGGSGRREGGNSGGGFRDFSGRSRDDKGGNTGGPRREGGNREGGERRKKW
- a CDS encoding alpha-L-fucosidase; protein product: MRFLKFFFLLLPLFVVNNLSAQQSSSSQKMQWFADAKLGIFIHWGIYSVNGISESWSFFNNYINHDAYMKQLNGFTAAKYKPEEWVNLIKESGAKYAVITTKHHDGVALWDSKAPLATTTLKNSAAKKDLITPFVTELKKSGLKTGLYFSLPDWSYPDYDGFTRDRKRYDYKQDAPRFTKFQHYFQGQLNDLSAKYNPDLLWFDGDWEHSGEEWQAKNILTNLRKVNQNIIINSRLNGHGDYDTPEQGVPVVKPSSPEWELCYTMNDSWGYQPYDNHYKSSNMIIRTLVDCISMGGNLLLDIGPKADGTIAPEQVKILKDLGRWTKKHGEAIYGTQTGITKKHFNGKTALSKDKKTLFLYLDYKTNEGIVLTGLKSKVKNMQLVGGGQVKFANISASDYVFNIPSTDFDQDVTVVKVNFDEPVALIETENEAISLKYLFTANNKQHAAAYKLKQLAATLDKGINIFNETNLAADGMDFNANIKPLDQTVNNWVIKNAEALYKTTEGIPAGHYQGNTALSADKQTLYLFVEGTPTGPIAIKGLKNNISRIRIVGEGTMLPHEIYNKLYWSKIPGIVYIPVPKDKLDPELTVIAVLLDSPIDLYREKVGAIESNL